A region of Candidatus Hydrogenedentota bacterium DNA encodes the following proteins:
- a CDS encoding family 78 glycoside hydrolase catalytic domain, translated as MTAFADIQPTNLRCEYKTDPLGIDAAKPRLTWTLKADAPAQVQSAYQIMVASSPEALAADRGDRWDSGRVESDDTTFIEYAGAPLKSRDHCYWKVRVWDGDGHPSAWSAPALWSMGLLAPADWSADWIGYDAPVEAPEAAAPPAQEMGDAQWIWYPEGNPAESAPVGDVYFRTTFTVESGRQIAQAGLYITADNSARAYLNGVELQGVVTAFNQIMLIDLTSFLAPGEHVLAILGQNLGDAPNPAGMIARVVIDYASGAPAHFESGPDWKCARGEKPAGWNTTEYDDARWAAATAIGPVGTPPWPVPKFPKPMELPPPPQLRKEFTAANDVVRATLYATAFGNYEAYLNGQRVGDFVFAPGFTDYHKRVYYQTYDVTGLIRPGAENAFTALLGDGWYAGYLGFLPQLPVDNARDHYGDQPRFRGQLEIEYADGRTETIATDGAWKAAYGHIRESDMLMGETHDYAQATDGWQMPGFDDSAWDAVATGTPHDVPVQAHPGTPVTAHERIAAQSVNEVEPGVFVYNLGQNLAGWAEIRLDGRAGQRIRVRHGEMLNPDSSLYTTNLRKARAIDTYTLAEDGPVTLAPHFTFHGFQYVEITGVDRALPLENVVGVVLQSVIEPAGHFECSEPLLNQLFHNIIWGQKGNYLEIPTDCPQRDERMGWTGDAQFFTPTALFNMDCGAFFTKWLVDLIQDSQLEDGSFADVAPHVALGGGAVAWGDAAMICTYQLYRYYGDTRIIADHFPNLVRGMEFLERTSENGIRSKVGYGDWLNKAGGAKDEVIATAYFAYLAGLMREMAEVIGETDKAAYYEGLAKDVKDAFITNFIDAEGKILESSQTGYALAFTMDLVPEALKDKAAAQFEAEIARFDHHLATGFIGTPRLLPGLAEAGKIDLAYRLLMNTGYPSWLFQVTQGATTMWERWDGWTPDEGFQDPGMNSFNHYAFGAVGEWLYSAIGGIAPLTPGFKTFEIAPKPGGGLTWAKTHYRSIHGLIRSEWKIEGDRFTLEIEIPVNTEASIKLPASHRNTVLLDGRPAPGDEGALTLPSGVYTITATAG; from the coding sequence ATGACTGCCTTCGCCGATATCCAGCCGACCAATCTCCGCTGCGAATACAAGACCGATCCTCTGGGCATTGACGCCGCCAAGCCGCGCCTGACGTGGACGCTGAAGGCGGACGCCCCCGCGCAAGTGCAATCGGCGTACCAGATCATGGTGGCGAGCTCACCCGAGGCGCTGGCGGCGGACCGGGGCGATCGCTGGGATTCCGGGCGGGTGGAATCGGACGACACCACGTTTATCGAATACGCTGGCGCGCCTTTGAAATCGCGCGATCACTGCTACTGGAAAGTCCGCGTGTGGGACGGCGATGGCCATCCCTCTGCGTGGAGCGCGCCCGCCCTGTGGAGCATGGGCCTGCTCGCGCCCGCGGACTGGTCGGCGGATTGGATCGGATACGACGCGCCCGTGGAGGCGCCCGAGGCCGCCGCGCCACCGGCGCAGGAGATGGGCGACGCCCAGTGGATCTGGTACCCTGAGGGCAACCCCGCCGAATCCGCTCCCGTGGGCGATGTCTACTTCCGCACCACCTTCACGGTGGAATCCGGGCGCCAGATAGCGCAGGCCGGCCTGTACATCACCGCCGACAACTCCGCGCGGGCCTATCTGAATGGCGTGGAACTGCAGGGGGTAGTGACCGCGTTTAATCAGATTATGCTCATCGACCTGACCAGCTTCCTGGCTCCGGGGGAGCATGTCCTCGCGATTCTCGGGCAGAACCTGGGCGATGCGCCGAATCCCGCCGGGATGATCGCCCGCGTGGTCATCGACTACGCCAGCGGAGCCCCGGCCCATTTCGAGAGCGGGCCGGATTGGAAGTGCGCGCGGGGCGAGAAACCCGCCGGTTGGAACACGACGGAGTACGATGACGCGCGTTGGGCCGCCGCCACGGCCATAGGGCCCGTGGGCACGCCGCCCTGGCCCGTGCCGAAGTTCCCGAAGCCCATGGAACTGCCGCCGCCGCCCCAGCTCCGAAAGGAATTTACCGCCGCGAACGACGTGGTCCGCGCGACGCTCTACGCCACAGCGTTTGGCAATTACGAGGCCTACCTTAATGGCCAGCGTGTCGGGGACTTCGTCTTCGCCCCGGGCTTCACGGACTACCACAAGCGCGTCTATTACCAGACCTACGATGTGACCGGCCTGATCCGCCCGGGCGCGGAGAACGCCTTCACCGCGCTGCTGGGCGATGGCTGGTATGCGGGCTACCTGGGCTTCCTGCCGCAGTTGCCCGTGGACAACGCGCGCGATCACTACGGCGACCAGCCGCGCTTCCGCGGGCAGCTTGAAATCGAATACGCCGACGGCCGCACCGAAACTATTGCGACGGATGGCGCCTGGAAGGCCGCCTACGGCCACATCCGCGAGTCGGACATGCTCATGGGCGAGACCCACGATTATGCGCAGGCGACGGACGGCTGGCAAATGCCGGGATTCGACGACAGCGCCTGGGACGCCGTGGCGACGGGGACGCCGCACGACGTGCCGGTGCAGGCCCACCCGGGCACGCCCGTCACGGCGCACGAACGCATCGCCGCCCAGTCGGTCAACGAGGTGGAGCCGGGGGTATTCGTGTACAACCTCGGGCAAAACCTGGCTGGCTGGGCCGAGATCCGGCTGGATGGACGCGCCGGCCAGCGGATCCGCGTCCGCCACGGCGAAATGCTGAATCCGGACAGTTCGCTCTACACCACGAACCTGCGGAAGGCGCGCGCGATCGACACGTATACCCTCGCGGAAGACGGCCCCGTAACGCTCGCGCCGCATTTCACCTTCCACGGTTTCCAGTACGTGGAGATCACCGGCGTTGACCGGGCCCTGCCGCTGGAAAACGTCGTGGGCGTCGTCTTGCAGTCCGTGATCGAGCCGGCGGGCCACTTCGAGTGCTCCGAGCCCCTTCTGAACCAGCTCTTTCACAACATCATCTGGGGCCAGAAGGGTAACTACCTCGAAATTCCCACCGATTGTCCCCAGCGCGACGAGCGCATGGGCTGGACGGGCGACGCGCAGTTTTTCACGCCCACGGCGTTGTTCAACATGGACTGCGGCGCCTTTTTCACCAAGTGGCTGGTGGATCTCATCCAGGATTCGCAACTGGAGGACGGATCCTTCGCCGACGTGGCGCCGCACGTGGCGCTGGGCGGCGGGGCGGTGGCCTGGGGCGACGCGGCCATGATTTGCACCTACCAGCTGTACCGCTACTATGGGGATACGCGAATTATCGCGGACCACTTCCCCAACCTCGTGCGCGGGATGGAGTTCCTCGAAAGGACGAGCGAGAACGGCATCCGGTCGAAGGTCGGCTACGGCGACTGGCTGAACAAGGCCGGCGGTGCGAAGGACGAGGTCATCGCCACCGCCTACTTTGCGTACCTCGCCGGGCTCATGCGCGAAATGGCCGAGGTTATCGGCGAGACGGACAAAGCGGCGTACTACGAGGGCCTCGCGAAGGATGTAAAGGACGCCTTCATCACGAATTTCATCGATGCGGAAGGCAAGATTCTGGAGAGCAGCCAGACCGGCTACGCGCTGGCCTTCACAATGGATCTGGTGCCGGAAGCGCTAAAAGACAAGGCCGCCGCACAGTTCGAGGCGGAGATCGCGCGCTTCGACCATCACCTGGCCACGGGTTTCATTGGCACGCCGCGCCTGCTGCCCGGCTTGGCGGAGGCGGGCAAGATTGACCTGGCCTACCGGCTCCTGATGAACACGGGCTATCCCTCCTGGCTCTTCCAGGTGACCCAGGGCGCCACCACGATGTGGGAGCGCTGGGACGGCTGGACGCCCGACGAGGGTTTCCAGGATCCGGGCATGAATTCCTTCAACCACTACGCCTTCGGGGCCGTGGGCGAATGGCTCTACAGCGCCATCGGCGGTATCGCGCCGTTGACACCGGGTTTCAAGACATTCGAGATCGCCCCGAAGCCCGGCGGCGGGCTGACCTGGGCGAAGACGCATTACCGCTCGATCCACGGGCTGATCCGCTCCGAGTGGAAGATCGAGGGCGATCGGTTCACGCTGGAGATCGAAATTCCCGTGAACACGGAGGCTTCGATCAAGTTGCCCGCGTCGCACCGGAACACGGTCCTGCTGGACGGCCGCCCAGCGCCGGGCGACGAGGGCGCGCTGACGTTGCCCTCCGGCGTCTACACCATTACCGCCACGGCGGGCTGA
- a CDS encoding transposase, with product MSLWTQWWGWCEPLRGACARQRTFLWMCVALAGFCVRGDLWGVTSTVRALGLKGMYYDRLLDFFHSPSLRVEKLTRLWAALVVERHPGLTRVNGRLVLLGDGIKVPKAGKKMPGVKRLHQGGESNTKPAYILGHSCQAVAILAGGLMSFVAIPLAARIHEGLVFSNRDQRTLLDKMMLLLGALGLDAPYYFVADAYYASRKIALPLLGRGQHLVTRVRNNAVAYRPAPAPEKRRRGRPRTYGEKVALRSLFEEPGEAGELQSPVYGESGVILRVWTQDLLWRPLGVPVRFVAVEHPTRGRLILMTTDLSLEPLDVIRLYGYRFKIEVSFKAALRTVGAYLYHFWMAQMDPIKKKAKDQHLHRKPEKYRDAVRRKMDAYHRHIQLGLIAQGIMAAIATTEPKLVWRSFGSWLRTIRPGIAPSEAVVAAALKNTLPHFLADSSPAPILAKFIQERMDIDRAKATQQPAA from the coding sequence ATGTCGCTATGGACTCAATGGTGGGGCTGGTGCGAGCCCCTGCGCGGCGCCTGCGCGCGCCAGAGAACCTTTCTGTGGATGTGCGTCGCACTGGCCGGATTTTGCGTGCGCGGGGACCTGTGGGGCGTCACCAGCACCGTGCGGGCCCTGGGGCTGAAGGGGATGTATTACGACCGCCTGCTCGATTTCTTCCACAGCCCGTCCCTGCGCGTGGAAAAGCTCACCCGCTTGTGGGCGGCCCTGGTCGTGGAGCGCCATCCGGGCCTGACCCGCGTGAACGGGCGGCTCGTGCTCCTGGGCGACGGCATCAAGGTCCCCAAGGCCGGCAAGAAGATGCCCGGCGTCAAGCGCCTGCACCAGGGCGGCGAGTCCAACACCAAGCCCGCCTACATCCTCGGCCATTCCTGCCAGGCCGTCGCCATTCTTGCCGGGGGCCTCATGAGCTTTGTCGCCATCCCGCTCGCGGCCCGCATCCACGAGGGGCTTGTGTTCTCCAACCGCGACCAGCGAACCCTCCTGGACAAGATGATGTTGCTCCTGGGCGCGCTGGGGCTCGATGCGCCCTACTATTTTGTGGCCGACGCCTACTACGCCTCACGCAAGATAGCGCTGCCCCTCCTGGGCAGGGGCCAGCACCTGGTCACCCGCGTCCGGAACAACGCCGTCGCCTACCGGCCCGCGCCCGCCCCGGAAAAGCGCCGGCGCGGCAGGCCCAGAACCTACGGGGAGAAAGTGGCCCTCCGGAGCCTGTTCGAGGAGCCCGGGGAGGCCGGCGAGCTCCAAAGCCCCGTCTATGGCGAGTCCGGCGTCATCCTGCGCGTCTGGACGCAAGACCTCCTGTGGCGCCCCCTGGGCGTACCCGTCCGCTTTGTGGCCGTCGAACACCCCACGCGCGGCAGGCTGATACTGATGACCACCGATCTCTCCCTCGAACCCCTTGATGTCATCCGGCTATACGGCTACCGCTTCAAAATCGAAGTGAGCTTCAAGGCCGCCCTGCGCACCGTCGGCGCCTACCTCTATCACTTCTGGATGGCGCAAATGGACCCCATCAAGAAAAAGGCCAAAGACCAGCACCTCCACCGCAAGCCCGAAAAATACCGGGACGCCGTACGAAGAAAAATGGACGCCTACCACCGGCACATACAACTGGGCCTCATCGCCCAGGGGATCATGGCCGCCATAGCCACCACCGAACCAAAGCTCGTCTGGCGCTCCTTCGGCTCCTGGCTGCGAACCATACGGCCCGGAATCGCACCCTCCGAAGCCGTCGTCGCAGCAGCCCTCAAAAACACCCTGCCCCATTTTCTCGCCGATTCCTCCCCGGCCCCTATCCTCGCAAAATTCATACAGGAAAGAATGGACATCGACAGAGCCAAAGCAACACAGCAACCCGCGGCATGA
- a CDS encoding BtaA family protein produces the protein MPSQFVSQFCFNRIHASNLVYNTCWEDPRIDRQALDLTPADSVLVITSAGCNALDYALAGAGRVHTVDMNHRQNALLELKLAGIRTLDYEDFFEVFGKGRKADFQRLYRNHLRTGLSEPAKAYWDRNWDFFDPAHSGKSFYFRGTSGAFAWIINRYLDFKPALRDGIDALLASECIEEQRRLYYEEIRERFWNRYVRWFIDRDMTLSMLGVPLRQRETVEQGHEGGIVGFVEGCIDAVFGHLPLHDNYFWRVYLTGAYTPTCCPEYLKPEGFQCLKDGAAEAVSVNTGTVRKFLEGYDGEISRFVLLDHMDWLWTDPNRELTREWQAIVDRASENARIIWRSGGMNTDFVNALEVERNGRTVRVDELLRYRKEQAEELHRHDRVHTYGSFYIADLAPAG, from the coding sequence ATGCCAAGCCAGTTCGTGAGCCAGTTCTGTTTCAACCGCATTCACGCCAGCAATCTGGTCTACAACACCTGCTGGGAAGACCCGCGCATCGACCGGCAGGCGCTGGATCTCACCCCCGCGGACTCGGTGCTGGTCATTACCTCCGCGGGCTGCAACGCGCTGGACTATGCGCTGGCGGGCGCGGGGCGCGTGCATACCGTGGATATGAACCACCGGCAGAACGCGCTGCTGGAACTGAAGCTTGCCGGGATCCGCACCCTGGACTACGAGGACTTCTTCGAGGTCTTCGGCAAGGGACGTAAGGCGGACTTTCAGCGGCTGTATCGCAACCACCTGCGAACCGGTCTTTCCGAACCGGCGAAGGCCTACTGGGATCGCAACTGGGACTTCTTCGACCCGGCGCACTCGGGGAAGAGCTTCTATTTCCGGGGGACCTCCGGGGCCTTCGCCTGGATCATCAACCGCTACCTGGACTTCAAACCGGCGCTGCGGGATGGGATCGACGCCCTCCTCGCGAGCGAATGCATCGAGGAACAGCGCCGGCTCTATTACGAGGAAATTCGCGAGCGCTTCTGGAATCGCTATGTCCGCTGGTTCATCGACCGCGATATGACCCTCAGCATGCTCGGTGTGCCGTTACGCCAGCGCGAGACGGTGGAGCAGGGCCATGAGGGCGGCATCGTCGGTTTTGTGGAAGGTTGCATCGATGCGGTCTTCGGGCATCTGCCCCTGCACGATAACTACTTCTGGCGCGTCTATCTCACCGGCGCCTATACCCCGACATGTTGCCCCGAATACCTCAAGCCCGAGGGTTTCCAGTGCCTCAAGGACGGCGCGGCGGAGGCGGTTTCCGTGAATACGGGTACGGTCCGCAAGTTTCTGGAGGGGTACGATGGCGAGATCTCGCGTTTCGTACTGCTCGACCACATGGACTGGCTCTGGACCGACCCCAACCGCGAACTGACCCGGGAGTGGCAGGCGATCGTGGACAGGGCGAGCGAAAACGCGCGCATCATCTGGCGCAGCGGCGGAATGAATACCGATTTCGTCAATGCGCTGGAGGTCGAGCGCAACGGGCGGACTGTCCGCGTGGATGAACTGCTGCGCTACCGCAAAGAACAGGCCGAGGAACTGCACCGTCACGACCGCGTGCACACCTACGGCAGCTTCTACATTGCGGATCTGGCGCCGGCCGGCTAG